In Simplicispira sp. 125, one DNA window encodes the following:
- a CDS encoding CaiB/BaiF CoA-transferase family protein — protein sequence MTTSPKNAGALAGIKVLDLSRVLAGPWCTQILADLGADVVKVERPGVGDDTRQWGPPFLKDADGNDTDQASYYTACNRNKRSVTIDMASPEGQALIRQMTQEADIVVENFKVGGLKQYGLDHESLRALNPRLIYCSVTGFGQDGPYAERAGYDLMVQAMTGLMSITGQADTEPGGGPMRVGVAVIDLFTGLYASNAILAALHVRDNATHGTGQGQHIDMALLDVGMAVLANQASGFLATGKAPGRMGNSHPSLAPYQDFPTADGNMLLAIGNDGQFQRFCAAAEQPQWASDPCYATNTLRVQNRAALIPAMEAVTRTRTTADWITLLEDKAVPCGPINTIAQAFDDAQVQARGLAVTLPRWKDGEAATDNVQQITGVASPLRLSATPPVLRNAPPALGQHTDEVLQSLGLDADHIARLRADGVV from the coding sequence ATGACCACATCACCCAAGAACGCTGGCGCCCTCGCAGGCATCAAGGTGCTCGACCTCTCCCGTGTGCTGGCCGGGCCGTGGTGCACGCAGATCCTGGCCGACCTGGGCGCGGACGTGGTCAAAGTGGAACGCCCCGGCGTGGGCGACGACACGCGCCAGTGGGGCCCGCCTTTTTTGAAAGATGCCGACGGCAACGACACCGACCAGGCCAGCTACTACACCGCCTGCAACCGCAACAAGCGCTCGGTCACCATCGACATGGCCTCGCCAGAGGGCCAGGCGCTGATCCGGCAGATGACGCAAGAGGCGGACATCGTGGTGGAGAACTTCAAGGTGGGCGGGCTTAAGCAATATGGGCTGGACCATGAGAGCCTGCGCGCGCTCAACCCGCGCCTCATCTACTGCTCCGTCACCGGTTTCGGGCAGGACGGGCCTTATGCCGAACGCGCGGGCTACGACCTGATGGTGCAGGCCATGACAGGCCTGATGAGCATCACGGGCCAGGCTGACACCGAACCCGGCGGCGGCCCGATGCGCGTGGGCGTGGCCGTCATTGACCTGTTCACGGGCCTGTATGCCAGCAACGCCATCCTGGCCGCGCTGCATGTGCGCGACAACGCCACCCATGGCACCGGCCAGGGCCAGCACATCGACATGGCGCTGCTGGACGTGGGCATGGCCGTGCTGGCCAACCAGGCCTCGGGCTTCCTCGCCACCGGCAAGGCGCCCGGCCGCATGGGCAACAGCCACCCCAGCCTCGCGCCCTACCAAGACTTCCCCACCGCCGACGGCAACATGCTGTTGGCCATTGGCAACGACGGCCAGTTCCAGCGCTTTTGCGCCGCCGCCGAGCAGCCCCAGTGGGCCAGCGACCCGTGCTATGCCACCAACACACTGCGCGTGCAAAACCGTGCTGCGCTGATCCCCGCCATGGAGGCCGTGACGCGCACGCGCACCACGGCCGACTGGATCACGCTGCTGGAAGACAAGGCCGTGCCCTGCGGCCCCATCAACACCATTGCACAGGCGTTTGACGACGCGCAGGTGCAGGCCCGTGGCCTGGCCGTGACGCTGCCGCGCTGGAAGGACGGCGAGGCCGCCACCGACAACGTGCAGCAGATCACCGGCGTGGCCAGCCCGCTGCGTTTGTCGGCCACGCCGCCCGTGCTGCGCAATGCGCCACCTGCGCTGGGCCAACACACTGATGAGGTATTGCAGTCGTTGGGGCTGGATGCCGACCACATTGCGCGCTTGCGTGCTGACGGGGTGGTGTGA
- a CDS encoding transposase family protein has product MRDCLNAAWRLFSHCTLMFEALALALAREMSVAARARILHCADNALWRQIDVQSLHCESQRAICRRQLSPLTVFTAFTGCS; this is encoded by the coding sequence TTGAGGGACTGTTTAAACGCGGCGTGGCGCCTGTTCAGTCACTGCACCCTCATGTTCGAGGCGCTGGCTCTTGCGCTTGCGCGCGAGATGTCAGTGGCAGCCCGTGCGCGCATCTTGCACTGCGCGGACAACGCGTTGTGGCGCCAGATCGATGTTCAAAGCCTTCATTGCGAGAGCCAAAGGGCAATCTGCCGGAGGCAACTATCGCCTCTGACGGTTTTCACGGCTTTTACGGGGTGCAGTTGA
- a CDS encoding LysR family transcriptional regulator → MRRNIPSTQALACFEVAARHESYTRAAQELSLTQSAVSRQIQALEEFLGVQLFRRTRHGVVLTPAGAHYGRQVARWLQGLERDTLDVMAHQGEGGTISLAAVPTFATRWLIPRLPQLAQAHPDIVVHIDTQTRPFLFADTTFDAALYAGTPEQVANWPGVQAQLLMHEDVVPVCSPRLLESAAPRGRGRAHQPVAAEALADLPLLQQSTRPYGWRQWFEAMGVDAPYALDGPRYELFSMLAVAATHGMGVALMPPLLIEAELASGELVVACARPLRGERAYYLVSPAHALSPVLAAFSAWLATMAGPDA, encoded by the coding sequence ATGCGCCGCAACATTCCATCGACCCAGGCCCTGGCCTGTTTTGAAGTGGCCGCCCGCCACGAGAGCTACACCCGCGCCGCGCAGGAGCTGTCGCTCACGCAGAGCGCCGTGTCGCGCCAGATCCAGGCGCTGGAAGAGTTTTTGGGCGTGCAGCTGTTTCGTCGCACGCGCCACGGCGTGGTGCTGACGCCTGCGGGCGCGCACTATGGCCGCCAAGTGGCGCGCTGGCTGCAGGGGCTGGAGCGCGACACGCTGGACGTGATGGCGCACCAGGGCGAGGGTGGCACCATCTCGCTGGCCGCAGTGCCCACCTTTGCCACGCGCTGGCTCATCCCGCGCCTGCCGCAGCTGGCGCAGGCGCACCCCGACATCGTGGTGCACATCGATACGCAAACGCGGCCTTTTTTGTTTGCCGACACGACCTTTGACGCCGCGCTGTACGCGGGCACGCCCGAGCAGGTCGCCAACTGGCCCGGCGTGCAGGCGCAGTTGCTGATGCACGAAGACGTGGTGCCCGTGTGCAGCCCGCGCCTGCTTGAATCCGCTGCGCCCCGGGGCCGGGGCCGCGCGCACCAGCCTGTGGCGGCCGAGGCGCTGGCCGATCTGCCCCTGCTGCAGCAAAGCACACGCCCCTATGGCTGGCGCCAGTGGTTCGAGGCGATGGGGGTCGATGCGCCGTACGCCCTCGATGGCCCGCGCTACGAGCTGTTCTCCATGCTGGCCGTGGCCGCCACCCATGGCATGGGCGTGGCGCTGATGCCGCCGCTGCTCATCGAGGCCGAGCTGGCCAGCGGCGAGCTGGTGGTGGCTTGCGCCCGGCCGTTGCGCGGGGAGCGCGCTTATTACCTCGTCAGCCCGGCGCATGCCTTGTCGCCCGTGCTGGCCGCCTTCAGTGCCTGGCTGGCGACGATGGCGGGCCCTGACGCATAA
- a CDS encoding acyl-CoA dehydrogenase, whose protein sequence is MAHAAFQWDDPFLLSQQLTDDERAIQGAAAAYCQDKLAPRVLDAFRHEKMDVSIFREMGEVGLLGPTIPEQYGGPGLSYVAYGLIAREVERVDSGYRSMASVQSSLVMVPIHEFGTEAQKQKYLPKLASGEWIGCFGLTEPDHGSDPGSMATRAYKVDGGYKLKGSKMWITNSPVADVFVVWAKEVSEGGAVGPIRGFVLEKGMKGLTAPAIHGKVGLRASITGEIVMDDVFVPEENAFPEVQGLKGPFTCLNSARYGIAWGALGAAEFCWHTARQYTLDRKQFGRPLAANQLIQKKLADMQTEIAIGLQACLQFGRMKDAGTASVEGTSLIKRNSCGKALDIARLARDMMGGNGISDEFGVARHLVNLEVVNTYEGTHDVHALILGRAQTGIAAFS, encoded by the coding sequence ATGGCCCACGCCGCTTTTCAATGGGATGACCCTTTCCTCCTGAGCCAGCAACTGACCGACGACGAGCGCGCCATCCAGGGCGCCGCCGCAGCGTATTGCCAGGACAAGCTGGCACCCCGCGTGCTGGACGCCTTCCGCCACGAAAAGATGGACGTGAGCATCTTCCGCGAGATGGGCGAAGTGGGTCTCTTGGGCCCCACCATCCCCGAGCAGTACGGCGGCCCTGGTCTCTCCTACGTGGCCTACGGCCTGATCGCCCGCGAAGTGGAGCGCGTGGATTCGGGCTACCGCTCGATGGCCAGCGTGCAGTCGTCGTTGGTAATGGTGCCCATCCATGAATTCGGCACCGAAGCGCAGAAGCAGAAATACCTGCCCAAGCTCGCCAGCGGCGAGTGGATCGGCTGCTTCGGCCTGACCGAGCCCGACCACGGCTCCGACCCCGGCAGCATGGCCACGCGCGCCTACAAGGTCGATGGCGGCTACAAGCTCAAGGGCAGCAAGATGTGGATCACCAACAGCCCCGTGGCCGACGTGTTCGTGGTCTGGGCCAAGGAAGTGTCCGAAGGCGGCGCCGTGGGCCCCATCCGCGGCTTTGTGCTGGAAAAGGGCATGAAGGGCCTGACGGCCCCCGCCATCCACGGCAAGGTGGGCCTGCGTGCATCGATTACCGGCGAGATCGTGATGGACGACGTGTTCGTGCCCGAAGAAAACGCCTTCCCTGAAGTGCAAGGTTTGAAGGGCCCCTTCACCTGCCTGAACAGCGCCCGTTACGGCATCGCCTGGGGCGCCCTGGGTGCGGCCGAGTTCTGCTGGCACACCGCCCGCCAGTACACGCTGGACCGCAAGCAGTTTGGCCGCCCCCTGGCTGCCAACCAGCTCATCCAGAAGAAGCTGGCCGACATGCAGACCGAGATCGCCATCGGCCTGCAAGCCTGCCTGCAGTTTGGCCGCATGAAGGACGCGGGCACGGCCAGCGTGGAAGGCACCTCCCTCATCAAGCGCAACAGCTGCGGCAAGGCGCTGGACATCGCCCGCCTGGCGCGCGACATGATGGGCGGCAACGGCATCAGCGACGAGTTTGGCGTGGCCCGCCACCTGGTGAACCTGGAAGTGGTGAACACCTACGAAGGCACGCACGATGTGCATGCGCTGATCCTGGGCCGCGCCCAGACGGGGATTGCGGCGTTTTCGTGA